One part of the Brassica napus cultivar Da-Ae unplaced genomic scaffold, Da-Ae ScsIHWf_1230;HRSCAF=1757, whole genome shotgun sequence genome encodes these proteins:
- the LOC125596545 gene encoding glutathionyl-hydroquinone reductase YqjG-like produces MSYSTILSHNSSFLSLATKFTTRGSRLQCTLAMARSAVDETSDSGAFQRTASTFRNFVSRDSNSQFPAESGRYHLYISYACPWASRCISYLKIKGLDDAISFSSVKPIWGRTKETDEHMGWVFPDSDNEVQGAEPDHLNGAKSVRELYEIASPNYTGKYTVPVLWDKKLKTVVNNESAEIIRMFNTEFNHIARNPDLDLYPSHLQAKIDEANEWIYSGINNGVYRCGFAKKQEPYEEAVQQVYEALDRCEEILGKHRYICGNTLTETDIRLFVTLIRFDEVYAVHFKCNKKLLREYPNLFNYTKDIFQVPGMSSTVNMNHIKQHYYGSHPSINPFGIIPHGPNIDYSSPHDRHRFSK; encoded by the exons ATGTCTTACTCCACGATCCTCAGCCACAACAGCAGCTTCCTCTCTCTCGCTACAAAGTTCACTACTCGTGGATCTCGTCTTCAG tGTACACTAGCAATGGCTCGATCTGCGGTTGATGAGACATCAGACTCGGGAGCATTTCAAAGAACTGCCTCAACATTCCGTAACTTCGTCTCAAGAGATTCCAACTCTCAGTTTCCAGCTGAATCTGGAAGATACCATCTCTACATATCGTATGCTTGTCCATGGGCTTCTAGATGCATCTCATACTTGAAGATCAAAGGACTTGACGATGCTATAAGCTTCTCG TCAGTTAAACCCATTTGGGGAAGAACAAAAGAAACAGATGAGCATATGGGATGGGTCTTCCCGGATTCAGACAATGAGGTTCAAGGAGCTGAGCCTGACCATCTTAATGGTGCTAAGAGTGTAAGAGAACTATATGAGATTGCTAGCCCAAACTACACTGGGAAGTATACTGTTCCt GTTCTGTGGGATAAGAAGCTGAAGACCGTTGTGAACAATGAGAGCGCAGAGATAATCAGGATGTTCAACACTGAGTTCAATCATATTGCGAGAAACCCTGATCTTGACCTCTACCCTTCTCATCTCCAAGCTAAAATCGATGAAGCTAATGAATGGATCTACAGTGGGATTAATAACGGTGTCTATAGATGCGGTTTCGCAAAGAAACAAGAACCATACGAGGAG GCAGTGCAGCAAGTGTATGAAGCATTAGATAGATGCGAGGAGATTCTTGGAAAGCATCGTTACATCTGCGGTAACACTTTGACTGAAACAGATATCAGGTTGTTCGTGACGCTTATAAGATTTGACGAG GTTTACGCGGTTCACTTCAAGTGCAACAAGAAACTCTTAAGGGAGTATCCGAATCTGTTCAATTACACGAAAGATATATTTCAAGTACCCGGTATGAGTAGCACCGTGAACATGAATCACATCAAGCAGCATTACTATGGAAGCCACCCTT